The Pigmentiphaga aceris DNA segment GATGCTGAATACGTAGCAGCGTCGGGTGCTGAAAAACCGCCGAGGTGAACGAAAACGCATACCTCGCGCGCCCATTGGCACCCTCACGATAAAAGCAATTGCTACCAAGATTTGCGATGGCGCTTGCGGGTGAAGGCGGCCGCTAGAATGGCGCGCCCGTCAGCGCCTCTCAACCGGTGCTGGATTTCACCGAACACCTTGTTTTCATCGACCATCATGTATCCCTTGTTGAGCGCCGTCGTGTTGTGCGTGTTGCTGCACACGTTCGTCATCGCCTTGTGCGCAGCAGCCTTCGGCATCAAAGTGCGCGAGGTGTCTATTGGCCTTGGACCTACCGCGTTCAGCATTGGTCGCCTAACGCTCCGCGCGCTTTCTTTCGGCAGTTCTGTGCGCTTCAAGGATTCGCGGGAAGAAGAACTCGACGAGTCCGACATGCACGATGCCTTTGACGGTCGCTCGGCGTTGGTGCAAATGTTGATCGGTCTGTCTGGCTGTATCGCACTGGTGGCCTTGTCTGCTGCTATCTGGCAGTCCGAAGCCATCCGCTTGGTGTTGGATGGCTTCGTGCAGATCTTGTGGGGTGCTGCGTCGCCGCGTGTGAAGGCGCAGGCTTTCTTGGCGCAGGCGGAACAGGTGCTGGCTGGGCTGCCGTTTCTGGCGGTGCTTGGCTTGGTGGCAGCAAAGCTGGCTGCGTTCAACTTGCTGCCTTTGCCTGCGGCAAACGGTGGCTTTGTGCTGGCGACCTTGGGCCGCGTGTTTGGCATTGCCCAGCAGTGGCCGGAAAAGCTGACCTCGGGTTTGCTGCTGGTTTATTTCGCGATCGCCTTGTCTTGGTTGGCAGCCTTGGTCATGTATCTGCTGCGCTAATGCATTACGTCTGAGCCACCGCCATCGCCGCAAGGATGGCCAGTGCGATGAGAAAGCTGATCAGCATTTGCTTTTGCTGACGCATATCGGTGGCAAGCACTGCACCCTTTGAGCGCGCATCGCGTATGACGCTGATCTGGCGATTCTGCAGCAACTGACGCCAGTCATCGTCGGTCATCCAGCAGGCCGCCAGGTTCTCGGGTTCGCCAAGCGCAATGAATACGTCTCGACACGGCACGGGGCCAAGCGAAAACTGAGATTGCCGAATCGAGTCCTCCAGGTGCAAATGGATCATCGGGCGAGCATCGCTGGCATCGCTCTGTGTCAGATCAGGGATGGAAATCTCAAAGCCCGTTACACGCGCTTCCGTTGCGCGTATCAAAGCCTGTCGGGCGAATGTCGCTATTTTCTTGAAGAGATAATAATAAGCAAGGCCGCACAGCGCCACCATGGCGAGGAAGGCCAGCCCAAGAAAGCCAAGAAGCAAGACGAGAAACACCGCTTCGAAGAATGTTCCCATCAGAGTTTCCAGAAAAGCAGGAAAGGTGCTGTCATCCAGCTGGCAGCAATCAGTGCCGCGATGGCGATCAGCCCATAGAATAGTTGGCTAGTATTCGCTTCTGCACGGGCATTGCCTGGCTGGTCGTGCGGAACGTAAAGGGTGAGGCTGCGCGCCTGCTTATCCAGATTTACGTTGTTTTCTTCCGTGACCAAGTACTCGATCTCATAAATTCTATTATCGAATTCATATCTCAGAAGATAGATATTTCGTACGCCAATTCGGCTTATTTTTCTGGCATGAATGCGGGCGCTGATTTTTCTTTGGTCCACGATCTGCGCTTCGATCAGGCTATGCGGTCGGAACATATCGCGCGCACCTTCGACTACCCAGCTTCCCAGCCCGCTCATCAGCAGCAGCCAAAAAGACAGCAATAGGGGCGCAGCCAGCAATGTCATCAGGCCCATCGATACGTTGAAAATGTCGTCCATGAAATATCGCTTCGTTGAAAAATCGACGGATTTTGCCGTAATAGTACCGGTTGCTTTCTGAAGCTGAACGCAAGCCCCCGGCGGTTCGTCTAGCGTTGCTTGTTGGCAGACCCAGGGATGATAAATTCAGTCTCTGCCTCCACTGTGATGAGTTCACGCCATGCCATTTATCACCGTTCGCCAAGCCGTGCTTTGTGATTTGGATGCATGCGCTGTCCTGTTTGACGAGTATCGCCAGTTTCAAGGGCGGGAAAGTGATCTGCCAGCAGCGCGTGCGTTTATCCGTGCGCGTGTCGATCATGGTGAATCGGTGATCTTTCTGGCGTACGAGGGTGATACGCCGCTGGGTTTTACGCAGCTTTATCCAATCTTTTCGTCGGTGTCGATGGCGCGTGTTTTCATCCTCAACGATTTGTTTGTGCGTGAGGCTGGTCGCAGAAAAGGGGTCGCCTCTCACTTGCTGAATGCGGCAGAAGCCTACGCGCGCGAGTTGGGAGCGGTACGTCTGTCCTTGGTTGCTGCGGTCGACAATGTCTCCGCTCACCAGCTGTACGAATCGCGGGGCTGGAAGCCGGATCAACAGTTTGTGGCATACCACCAGGCGCTTCAGTCATAGAACGCACTACGCGCGACGTTTGCGTCTTGCTACATCTCGTGCACGCTGAAAACGCGTGATTTTTCTCGACCGCCATTACAGTCACGGCAGTACCGATCTGGAGTGCAGCGAATGACCAATGCCTTGTCTACCCCCGGCTATCAACGCCTGCTCGAACTGCAAGTGAATCTGCTCGGCGTCGCGCAGGAAACCGCCGCCGAATACGATTTGGATGTGACATCCCCGAGCCATCCTCTTTGGGCGGTGCAGTACTCGTACCTGAGCATGGCACCCATGCGCAACGGACTGCACGTTGAGTATTTTGGCGGTACCTGGGGTGATGAGCTGGACATGACGCTGGCTTGCCTGGCCCGTCAGGACGTTGCGGATGTGATCAGCTCGTTGGCATTTTCCGGGCCGGATGAGGGTGCCAATGGCACACGGGAGTGGACGCTGGAACCTTTACTGCGTGCCAACGTCAGTTTTCCGATTCTGCGCTCGCTATACATCCGGCCGACTGAGCCTGATCACCACAATAGCTCGCTGATCTCTCACGACGGCAGCATCATGGACGAAGGCGGCGACATTGCTCGCCTGGTCGCAAAGATGCCTTTCCTGACCGAGATGACCGTGCCCAATGCGCCCGATGCAAGCTTCTTCCAGCAGGCTTTGCCACATCTGAAGACACTGCGCATTGGTGGAAATTTCAATACGCAGAATTTCATTCGAAACCTGGCCGGGGCAAGCAACTTGCCCAGCCTGACGAGCCTGGACTTCACAGAATCGACCGAGCTGCAGATGACGTGGGCGAAGGATCGCGAAGATGCATACGTCACTTCATTCGACGCCTATGAGCAGTTGTTCAAAAGCCCGATCGGAGAACAGCTGAAGGTCTTGGTGCTGCGGAACACAAGGCTTAGTCGCGAGGAACTGGAACACCTGCAATCTCTGCGCAAGAAGCTGCAATTCATGGTGATCCAGGCTGCGCAGGGCGGGTATGTGAGCCACTTTGCACATAACGCCTTCCCGTGGAAGCACTTGGTGCAGGCAGACCCGGGCGTTAATTGATCCAAGGCAATCGCGGCGGCTGAACTTGAATCAGCTGCCGGCCACGCGCCCACATCTACGCAGCTTTCATGGACCACCTTCACGCCATCCGTGTTTTTCTTCGCGTTGTTGATGCGGGCAGTTTCACGCGTGCGGCTGACACCATGGGCATGCCGCGTTCTTCAGTGACCAGCTTGGTCAAACAACTGGAAGCACACGTAGGCGTGGTGCTGATTCAACGCAGTACACGCAGCTTCAGCCTGACTGAACAGGGCGAGCAATACCACCGTTATTGTGTCGACGTGCTGGCTGGTCTGGAGAACATGGAAGCGAGCCTGCGTGGGGATACTGCCAAGCCGCGTGGGCGTGTGCGCGTGGACATGCCGGGTGCGCTGGCGCGGGCATTGGTGTTGCCGCAGATGAAGGAATTTCAGCAGCGGTATCCCGACATCGAAATAAGCCTTGGCCTGAATGACCGCAATGTCGATGTGATTGGCGAAGGCATTGACTGCGCAGTGCGCACTGGGCCGCTGCCGGATTCCAGCTTGGTTGCCAGGTCACTTGGCAGCTTGCAGTGGATCATCTGCGCGGCCACGACGTATTTGAATCAGCATGGCGAGCCGGAAAATCTTGAACAGCTTCGCCAGCACGAGATCGTGAACTACGCGTCGGCCACCACAGGACGTGCGCGTGAATGGGTGTTTCAGGTGGACGGGCAGAACGCGGCAATCGCGTTGCCCGGGCGATTGCTGGTGAACGAAACCGATGCCTATCTACAGTGCGCATTGGAAGGCCTGGGCATGATCCAGCTGACGGAATTCCTGGCTCGCCCTTACTTGCAAAGCGGTCGGCTGCGTGAGGTGCTGCGCCACTTGCGCCCGCCACCCATGCCAGTGTCCGTGGTGTACGCCAGTCGGCAACACCAGCCGCAGGCCGTGCGGGTGTTCATCGAGTGGCTAACCGAGCTGGTGGCGCAGAACCCGCTTTCCAGTGATGGGGCTGATTGACGACTGACCCAGCTTCGGCAGCAGGGCGTCGCGCATGAAGTCCTCGAAGTGAACCGACCCTGTGCTTTGCGCGCCTCTAGGCTGTTCCGCCCGAATCAATCCGCTGTTGATCCCGGCCACGACTTCGGTCATCAGCCCGATGATGTTCTCGGAAGCACCTGCCTCGCGCAGCGATTGGGCGAATGCTGCTTCGGTGATCTGCCGGAAGGGTAGATCGGGTCGGCCAATGGCTGCGCCGATCTTCTTTGTGACCTCCAACAAGCTCAAGTCTTCTGCACCATGAAGCTCCTGCACGTGCTTGCCGCTGAAGTCCCGCAACAGCAGGTGTTCTGCGGCGGCTTGCGCGACGTCTTCCGTAGCGATCAGCGGCAGCTTCAGATCACCGTTGAAGGGGCTAAGCACCGCCCCATGGGACAGAATCGAATCCACAAACGGCAAGGTGTTTTCCATGAAGTAGCCGGCGCGCAGGTTCATCACATGCAAGTCGTCATGACTGGACAACATCTGCTCCATGGCATGCAACCCCGCCACGGGGCCGTTGCCACGGAACAAGCCTGCACCCCAGCTGCTTAACGCAACCACGTGTTGGACGGATGATGCGGCGAGCGCTTCCGACAGGGCGGCGATGATGCTGTCTTGAAACGCCCGGAAGTCGGGGCTGTCCAGCACATAGTTGGGTTGCAGCATGACCCACGCGGCGTCTGCGCCATGAAAGGCTTGTACAAGTGCCTGGGCGTCGGCGGGGTCTGCTTCAAAAGCCTGTGCGCCCAGGTCGACCAAGTCTTGCAGGCGGGCGGCGCTGCGCCCGATCACACGAACAGCTTTGCCTTGTTGCAGCAGATGGCGGGCGATTTGCGAGCCGGTTCGGCTGGTGGCTCCGGTGATGACGTACATGCAGTTTTCCTGGCGGTGTTGGACAGCCGCCAGACTAGGTCAGGGCGCGGCCGGCATTGTTCGTCATGCATGAACACAGTTCGCCGCAATGGCGAACCTGCCTGGCCTTTTACTCTGCCCAACTCCCTTACCGCTGCACCATGCCTGCAAGCTCTGCCGCGCGGCTGGCGGTGGCATTCATGAAGCACACATTGGCGCTGACGCTGGCCAGCGTGCCGCCATTCGGATCTGCATAGAATTTGCAGTTGGCCTCCCGATACTTCAGCCACATGCGCTGCACCTCGGTCAGCTGCTTTTTGCGCGCCGGGGTTTGCGCGTCCATCACGTTTTTGTAGGCCTCGTTGAGCGTTACGTCCTGGCGTTTGGTTTCCGCGCTGATGCAGTCTTGCATCTTGACGGTGACACCCCCTGAATTGTCCATGCACGCGGAATATTGCTTGCTGAGCAAGTCGTCGCCGTTGGCGGCGTGTGCGCCGATATGTGCGCCCATGGTGGTACTGAGTGCGAGTGCGCCAAGCAAAAGGTGAATACGCAAGGTGTTGCTCCGTCGGAATGTAGCGATGGCAGCACTTCAGCAGCGTTCATGCCGCCCCGCTGAAACCAATGGTGAAGGCGCGCAGCGCAAGGATTCAGCCTTCAAGAATGCTGTCTTCAACCTTCCGCCCCAAAAATTCCATCACGTCGGCCGGTTATTCTGTCCGTCCCGGCGCTACGAGAGTCCCCGTGCTAATTGTCGAGAACGTCTGCAAGTCTTTCACCACCGCCCAAGGCGTGTTGCCGGTATTGCGCGGCGTTGACCTGGAACTGCCGCAGGGCCAGAGCCTTGCCCTGATGGGAGAATCGGGAAGCGGCAAAAGCACACTGCTGCACTTGGTGGCCGGGCTGGAACGGCCTGACAGCGGGCGCATTCTGGTCGATGGAGTGCCGCTCGATGGCCGCCGCGAAGCAGACTTGGCGCGCTGGCGGCGCGAAGGTATTGGCCTGGTGTTCCAGCAGTACAACCTGATCAGCAGCCTGACGGTGGCGTCGAACCTGGCTTTCCAGGCGCGACTGGCGGGGCGTCATGATCCGAAGTGGGTCGATTATCTGGCCGAGCGGCTGGGCCTGAGCAAGTTGTTGCAGCGCTACCCGGAACAGCTGTCTGGCGGGCAGCAGCAGCGCGTCGCCATCGGCCGGGCGCTTGCGGCAAAACCTGCGTTGGTGCTGGCTGACGAACCGACTGGCAGCCTGGACGAAGCCAGCAGCGAGGCTGTCATTGCCTTGTTGCTGCAATTGGTGGCTGAAGCTGGCAGCAGCCTGCTGATGGTGACCCACAGCGCCTTGCTGGCGTCACGGCTGTCACGCAGTCTGCATCTGCATCTGGGCCTTGTCACCGCGCAGGACGCATGATGGCAACGCTGCGCATTACCCTTGCCGCGCTGCTGAGCCATTGGCGACGGCACCCGCTGCAGTTCTTCAGCATTCTTACCGGCCTGTGGCTGGCAACCGCTTTGT contains these protein-coding regions:
- a CDS encoding ABC transporter ATP-binding protein, which produces MLIVENVCKSFTTAQGVLPVLRGVDLELPQGQSLALMGESGSGKSTLLHLVAGLERPDSGRILVDGVPLDGRREADLARWRREGIGLVFQQYNLISSLTVASNLAFQARLAGRHDPKWVDYLAERLGLSKLLQRYPEQLSGGQQQRVAIGRALAAKPALVLADEPTGSLDEASSEAVIALLLQLVAEAGSSLLMVTHSALLASRLSRSLHLHLGLVTAQDA
- a CDS encoding NAD(P)H-binding protein, with the translated sequence MYVITGATSRTGSQIARHLLQQGKAVRVIGRSAARLQDLVDLGAQAFEADPADAQALVQAFHGADAAWVMLQPNYVLDSPDFRAFQDSIIAALSEALAASSVQHVVALSSWGAGLFRGNGPVAGLHAMEQMLSSHDDLHVMNLRAGYFMENTLPFVDSILSHGAVLSPFNGDLKLPLIATEDVAQAAAEHLLLRDFSGKHVQELHGAEDLSLLEVTKKIGAAIGRPDLPFRQITEAAFAQSLREAGASENIIGLMTEVVAGINSGLIRAEQPRGAQSTGSVHFEDFMRDALLPKLGQSSISPITGKRVLRHQLG
- a CDS encoding lysozyme inhibitor LprI family protein encodes the protein MRIHLLLGALALSTTMGAHIGAHAANGDDLLSKQYSACMDNSGGVTVKMQDCISAETKRQDVTLNEAYKNVMDAQTPARKKQLTEVQRMWLKYREANCKFYADPNGGTLASVSANVCFMNATASRAAELAGMVQR
- a CDS encoding site-2 protease family protein, whose amino-acid sequence is MFSSTIMYPLLSAVVLCVLLHTFVIALCAAAFGIKVREVSIGLGPTAFSIGRLTLRALSFGSSVRFKDSREEELDESDMHDAFDGRSALVQMLIGLSGCIALVALSAAIWQSEAIRLVLDGFVQILWGAASPRVKAQAFLAQAEQVLAGLPFLAVLGLVAAKLAAFNLLPLPAANGGFVLATLGRVFGIAQQWPEKLTSGLLLVYFAIALSWLAALVMYLLR
- a CDS encoding GNAT family N-acetyltransferase gives rise to the protein MPFITVRQAVLCDLDACAVLFDEYRQFQGRESDLPAARAFIRARVDHGESVIFLAYEGDTPLGFTQLYPIFSSVSMARVFILNDLFVREAGRRKGVASHLLNAAEAYARELGAVRLSLVAAVDNVSAHQLYESRGWKPDQQFVAYHQALQS
- a CDS encoding LysR family transcriptional regulator, whose protein sequence is MDHLHAIRVFLRVVDAGSFTRAADTMGMPRSSVTSLVKQLEAHVGVVLIQRSTRSFSLTEQGEQYHRYCVDVLAGLENMEASLRGDTAKPRGRVRVDMPGALARALVLPQMKEFQQRYPDIEISLGLNDRNVDVIGEGIDCAVRTGPLPDSSLVARSLGSLQWIICAATTYLNQHGEPENLEQLRQHEIVNYASATTGRAREWVFQVDGQNAAIALPGRLLVNETDAYLQCALEGLGMIQLTEFLARPYLQSGRLREVLRHLRPPPMPVSVVYASRQHQPQAVRVFIEWLTELVAQNPLSSDGAD